The following proteins are encoded in a genomic region of Struthio camelus isolate bStrCam1 chromosome 3, bStrCam1.hap1, whole genome shotgun sequence:
- the RHOB gene encoding rho-related GTP-binding protein RhoB: protein MAAIRKKLVVVGDGACGKTCLLIVFSKDEFPEVYVPTVFENYVADIEVDGKQVELALWDTAGQEDYDRLRPLSYPDTDVILMCFSVDSPDSLENIPEKWVPEVKHFCPNVPIILVANKKDLRNDEHVRNELARMKQEPVRTEDGRAMAIRIQAYDYLECSAKTKEGVREVFETATRAALQKRYGTQNGCINCCKVL from the coding sequence ATGGCTGCCATCCGCAAgaagctggtggtggtgggggacgGCGCCTGCGGCAAGACCTGCCTCCTCATCGTCTTCAGCAAGGACGAGTTCCCCGAGGTGTACGTGCCCACCGTCTTCGAGAACTACGTGGCCGACATTGAGGTGGACGGCAAGCAGGTGGAGTTGGCCCTCTGGGACACGGCCGGCCAGGAGGACTACGACCGCCTGCGCCCCCTCTCCTACCCCGACACCGACGTGATCCTCATGTGCTTCTCTGTGGACAGCCCGGACTCGCTGGAGAACATCCCGGAGAAGTGGGTGCCTGAAGTCAAGCATTTCTGTCCCAACGTCCCCATCATCCTGGTGGCCAACAAGAAAGACCTGCGCAACGATGAGCACGTGCGCAACGAGCTAGCCCGCATGAAGCAGGAGCCGGTGCGCACCGAGGATGGCCGTGCCATGGCCATTCGCATCCAGGCCTACGACTACCTAGAGTGCTCGGCCAAGACCAAGGAGGGCGTCCGGGAGGTTTTCGAGACCGCCACCCGGGCGGCCTTGCAGAAGCGTTACGGCACCCAGAATGGCTGCATCAACTGCTGCAAAGTCCTATAG
- the LOC104149825 gene encoding ras-like GTP-binding protein RHO → MAALRRKLTVVGDDSCGKTSLLFALCHEQLPKCYEPTVFDTYATDIDVDGKDMKLILFDVAGKDEATYQNLRSVFYQDTDIILMCFSVDKPDSLQNILDIWIPEIQLFCPTVPIILVATKIELRDDESIKKKLATPGKEPISTAKGKALAASIGAYAYLECSAKTKEGVDTALEIISQCVLNEKRRRRRRHHRSCRIL, encoded by the coding sequence ATGGCTGCCCTTAGGAGAAAGCTAACTGTTGTCGGAGATGACAGCTGTGGTAAGACAAGCCTCCTCTTTGCTCTGTGCCATGAACAGCTTCCCAAATGCTATGAGCCGACTGTGTTTGACACTTATGCCACTGACATAGACGTTGATGGGAAGGATATGAAGCTAATTCTCTTTGATGTGGCAGGGAAGGATGAAGCCACTTACCAAAATCTCCGCTCAGTTTTCTATCAGGACACGGAcattattttaatgtgcttttccGTGGACAAGCCAGACTCACTGCAAAACATTCTTGATATTTGGATTCCAGAAATCCAACTCTTCTGCCCCACAGTACCTATTATTCTGGTGGCTACCAAGATCGAGCTAAGGGATGATGAAAGTATCAAGAAGAAACTAGCCACTCCAGGCAAAGAGCCAATTAGcactgcaaaaggaaaagctttgGCTGCTAGCATTGGGGCATATGCTTACCTGGAGTGCTCTGCCAAGACAAAAGAAGGGGTTGATACAGCCCTGGAGATTATTAGCCAATGCGTGTTaaatgagaaaaggaggagaaggaggaggcatcATAGGTCCTGCCGAATTTTGTAA